The region taNNNNNNNNNNNNNNNNNNNNNNNNNNNNNNtatatatatatatatatatatattcttttacttgtttcatgtcatttgactgcggccatgatggagcagtgccttaaaaggttttagacGAAGAAGCGACCCCagaaacttattctttgtaagcctagtacttattccacttgtgttttgccgaaccactaagttacgggggcgaaAACagaccaagatcggttgtcaagcgatggtgggggatacagagacacatacatacatacatacatacatacatacatacatacatacatacatacatacatacatacatacatatctataataactgacacacttacatatgtaacCAACTGCTGCAGCAGTAACCTAAGAAAATTGTGTCCTCAGAAGTACAAAAGAAAAAGCTAATTAAAAGACTACGAACAAAACAACCAATGGAACTATAAAATTGTGCAAAACTTTTCGAAAGTATACCATATAAGTACATTGTACATGTTTTAATATGCTATTATATGTACgagtacacatacataatgcaactACCAGATTTGCACATGTACTGACACTAAATGCTTGTGCATATGCCCAAATACATGCACAGTTAGTATTGTTGAAATGCCAATAAAAGATCGTTGGATCAAGATTAAACACccactctttctttattggcgATAAATctagaaaacaaaactaaagaatagtatatatatatatatatatatgtatgtatgtatatatgtatatgtatgtatgtatgtatgtatgtatgtatatatgtatgtatgtatgtacgtatgtatgtatgaatgtatgtatgtatgcttgcatgcatgcatgtatataaatcatcatcaattAAAAGTGACGAAGAGAGCAGGGAGCACCAGCTTTGCTAGAGATAAGTTTCAAAGAACTCCTTAGCCACAGAAGGACATTTTCTACTTATTGACAGGGGAGACACCTCCCCACCGCAACAAGTGGTATTATATTAGCATGCCAGTCTCGCATGGAATCTAATCCTTACTTTAATACGTGTGGTGAAGCTGAATTCTGCCCTGCTAGTATATATAGACTACACCATAGGAATTTGGTGTAAGCATTAATGATGAGCATTAAATTCCATGCGAAAATGGCATGGCAATCGAATGTCTTCCCTGCCATAGGCTCATACAGCCGGTTTCCCAGATCTTGTGACACTTGTACCCCGCACCCTTGGGCGGGACGCTGGTTCATCGTAAGGTTGCTCATGTTTGCCAGCCAGCTGGTACCGTTACTGGGATTGCCGTTAAACGGaatgttttgttcaaaaacacaacgcatcacctggtccaggaaccGAAGCTACAATCATGGGAATAAAACATTAACCCTTAACTCACGCCttccccccccacacatacatacatatacacacagaaaagcacaccgtttgacaaccagtgttagtttgtttacatcctttaaAGACTAAGTACCACTTTTAACAAGGAAAATAGTACTGCaatcatttgttcatttgttcgactgaaaccctttgaggtggtaccccagcatgaccgcaaaagtaaaagttatacatacatttatatgtgtgtgtatgtacatacacacacgtttttagtttattttctcgTTTATATCACCCAaactaaacacacacgcgcgcactcccTCCCNNNNNNNNNNNNNNNNNNNNNNNNNNNNNNNNNNNNNNNNNNNNNNNNNtcactcactcactcactctttctaccacctgtctgtttctttctctgcctTATAAATTTCTATCTCTAaatcttttgctttttctattttatattctcTGTATGATCCACGCTTCTTAAATGGGTGAGTAGCTATTGATGCTGCAATTAATGAAAAGATGTACCGTTTTTAATGGTAAAATAAGATGTTATCTTCTTTCGTTTCAACACACGTTCACACTAATGTAAATAATCGTAAACTAACAGCACTACTTTGTCGCTGTGCCATAATTAACCACTTATACAACTGCCTCCATCAACCCCATTCACATCACTAAAATCACTGCTAAAAGCATACCATTAGCTCAATGGCCAACGAAGCAGCTTCTATGTGACTGGTCGATCTGCTGGAATTAGTTAGCTACCAAATGTTCTTGAAATCACACCATGTTTTTGATCCTATGTCTTCTCGACCAGTGGTGACCTCAGCCCAAACAACAAAACCACTGATGTAAAACTACTGCTTCTTTATACACCAGAATCTCAAAATTAACCAACTCTGCCATAATTCCagtgataattctttctaattttgacacaagatcaGCAGTTATGATGGGAGAGGAGATCAATTTCATTGACATCAAATCTAATCTGGTACTAACTCTGCGTCTAACCTGAAAACATGAAAAAGTcgagtatttgaactcagaacataaagagccaaaacgCATACCACAAAGCGTTTTGTCGTACTTATGGTTCTGTCACCtcaatgtctttctttctcccagtaaaaattctttctaaattttggcCCAAGACCAGTAGTTTTCAGGGGAgggttaaatcaattatatcaaccgtCATACTTtctctcagtaataataataataccattacTACCATTCAAACTCAATCAAAGCAATACGGTAAGTATTTCTAGTACGTTTAAtccatcccaccaccaccagcaccaccatcattacctccACCAATGTCCTAACTCTCTTCTCGTTCTCATCTATCAACCCCCAATTATTTGAAACAACTTTTACCTATTACGACTCCCCACGATAGCTGTTATGATAACCGTCATTACACCGAAACCAACACTATTATTAATCGAACTAAAGCTACCAATATCTCTATCACTGTCCCCCGTTTCTCCTCCACCTCTACTACCAACACCATAACCGTTACCCTAATCTAGACCAATATTACCCTACCACTACAACGTCATTTTCAACACCACCTCAAACCCACCAACCGGTAAGGTATCCACCATTATCGTATTTATTGCATCTCATTTTCTCGACGCCATCTTTAAGTACATTTTCGTTTTAAAGTGTTTCACGGGAGGATCTATTCATAGTCTAATAATTAAaaagcttttatatatttatttgaatatttttacaaaatgacTATTTTTCTTTTCGAGGTGTCTGGTAaaagatttgaaaattatttctgcactatttttactttgattttacatagaccttacacacacacacacatacacacatacatacacgcacacacacacacgcgggcacgcacacgcacacacacacacgcacacacacacacggtgtgtTTACAAGAACTACTGAATAAATACTAgtgtaagaaataaagaaagaagaggaggagatgataatgatgatgacgacgacgacgacgatgatggtgatgatggtgatgacgacgacgacgacgatgacgatgatgatgatcatgaggatggtgatgatgacgacgatgatgtggCAAGTGGTGAAGATGATTGATTTTGTTGGGGGTTGTGAGATGGTTACGATGAtagtgctgatgataatgatgttgatgattgtactgttgtttgtggtggtggtggtggtggtggtagtaatggtgggatcatgaagatggtaatgatggtgttagtgatgatgttttttttgttttttctttgtttttttacgAGCACAAGTATGAGAATATTAACGAATCATTATATCATCGATCAATACGttcgtatttttatttcatactgacttttttttttcaggtcctTCCATGATGTGCTACATAAACTGATCACCTATCATACTTGGACATTGAACAAACATCATCACGGTACATACCGCTTTCATGACAATGTCCTCCTTATATTCCTGATAATATCTTTgattatgttaattaattatttgatgAATCTGTTGGTACCATTGGAGAAAACCGAAGGAAAAGCATTTACTAATTTAGGTCACAAACTTCCCGCGTATATCTTTGTCGATTTCCTGGTATTTTTCATCCCTCTTATATTTGAGCATCTCCTtagaaatataaatgtgaaagatgcaattctgaaaaataaaggtCAGCGTTTTCCACATCAACTTCCACTTGAGGAATATGAACATTTTTGTGTAGATGATAAATTTGCCGAATATCTACATCTGATTTTTTGTAACCTAGGAATCCATCGATGTGATAGTAAATATGATACAAGCAGTGAGGTGGATATTGATGACGTATACATGGAACACATGAAAGAATTTGTTAGGAAGGAAGACATGACTGAAAGTTTGATATCTCATTGGTGGCCTGACCTTGAACAGTATAATGGATGCTGTCTGTGTACATTTAATGAACATTTAGACAAAGCAGAAAAGCGCAACTGTTTTGTTTTCAGAGATGAAATAGCTCCCATTGTTAATTTAAATGAATATGcgttttccattttgattttacgttgttgttgttgtttgaggaGTTTAAATGGTAACTACAACGAATTCCCGTCTCTCTCAACTGACACATAcagagataaaataattaagaaattcgttaattctttatttcttctgttgCATTTGTGCCGAGAGTTTTATCTGAATTATTCGAAAACAATCAATTTATCAAGTGTTTACAACACCTACAAGGCCGTCGTGTATGAAATActtcattattatatacattgcATTCTCCGGTCCAAAAGCAGTCAAGAAAGTAGTGAACTTCGTATtgatgaagtaataataataaacgatgcGAACTCCGTCCAAAAAGATATTTTTCCGGCCAAGCGTAAATTCATTAACATGGTAAATTCATTAACATGGTTTTGCAATCGACAGTTTCATGGATCAACACGACATCCCAGTGATTTAAAAGAAACTTCAGAAATCAGTGAATTACCAAACCAATATCTTCCTTTGTTTAATCATTTAGACAAGGCGTTGGAAATAATAATCGATGCAGTAATTTATGTCGTTTACCAACAGAAATACGCCAGCGAAAATGAAAAATTGAATGCTAGCATGCTGCAGGAAATATTTTCTTATGCTTCCGATATTCTAGAGACTTGTGTTTATATTGAAAATTCAAGCGAAGAATTGATCAATAAAATAGACACCAATATATCCCAGCAcaaatttctgtatatatataccattgtaCAAGGTGATGACTCACAAAACCCCAACTTTCACGAGCTGCAGTTATATTTCCAGAGGAGCGTACACGACTACGAAGTTCTGATCAAAAATGCTATTGATACTGTCGAGAATAACATTATCGATTCATTTTTCTCAGAGGCGTTGTTACCTTATTTACAAGAACAATTCCCAAACGAGAATGTAGAATTTCCAGcagaaacagaaattaaaatgttATGCAAAAAAGTTATAGCAGAATCTGAAGAGGAagtcaacaaagaaaatataatcccGATGTTTATTTTTGCCCGCCTCACTCTATTCTGGGGAATTGCTGTTTATGTTCAAGACAACGAATATGTGTTTAGTGGTAAATTAACAGGACAAAGATTATTAAGTAATATACTTTCTGTTGTTAAGACTAACAGTCATCTTTATTATCCACTGAAAATTTGTTTACTTGAAGCTGGAATATGTGAATATTGCAGCGAAAAATCCGAATTAAATCACCAATGGTACGCTTATTATATGAAGCTTTTTTCAAGACCATTTTTGAAATGGAGgataatctttaattttttattc is a window of Octopus bimaculoides isolate UCB-OBI-ISO-001 chromosome 10, ASM119413v2, whole genome shotgun sequence DNA encoding:
- the LOC106883815 gene encoding uncharacterized protein LOC106883815, which encodes MRRIHAITRSASKTKKPKYHDFLKNCLAEKFTKDIRRMFRNLENSETMARKGVMKRETVDFEPNSEMVKEDQVDSPFVYCICSALFLMLCMLLYNGYVLRTKSSRPILLRHNQSAEEWKLCKGTYIVYFVTPIFSGFKIARLAMLKVKLYGTDGIYTGSILNPPSKLFTAGSTELLVLASPENIGEINGITFFIATSSNVKESYKWVVCDIEVLNYQSNERYIMTKKSLTFQLKAGMNVTSAYVKLDKKIRSFLFRSFHDVLHKLITYHTWTLNKHHHGTYRFHDNVLLIFLIISLIMLINYLMNLLVPLEKTEGKAFTNLGHKLPAYIFVDFLVFFIPLIFEHLLRNINVKDAILKNKGQRFPHQLPLEEYEHFCVDDKFAEYLHLIFCNLGIHRCDSKYDTSSEVDIDDVYMEHMKEFVRKEDMTESLISHWWPDLEQYNGCCLCTFNEHLDKAEKRNCFVFRDEIAPIVNLNEYAFSILILRCCCCLRSLNGNYNEFPSLSTDTYRDKIIKKFVNSLFLLLHLCREFYLNYSKTINLSSVYNTYKAVVYEILHYYIHCILRSKSSQESSELRIDEVIIINDANSVQKDIFPAKRKFINMVNSLTWFCNRQFHGSTRHPSDLKETSEISELPNQYLPLFNHLDKALEIIIDAVIYVVYQQKYASENEKLNASMLQEIFSYASDILETCVYIENSSEELINKIDTNISQHKFLYIYTIVQGDDSQNPNFHELQLYFQRSVHDYEVLIKNAIDTVENNIIDSFFSEALLPYLQEQFPNENVEFPAETEIKMLCKKVIAESEEEVNKENIIPMFIFARLTLFWGIAVYVQDNEYVFSGKLTGQRLLSNILSVVKTNSHLYYPLKICLLEAGICEYCSEKSELNHQWYAYYMKLFSRPFLKWRIIFNFLFELENKLKAAVFHCVENIMTHTFEMQSPHVSIYYASVVIDQQSCVVVNFVKSFVADRLGYLDTNPSTPTFAENQYKEQILNPSFFKLRRNGIYNVAP